The following coding sequences lie in one Gemmatimonadota bacterium genomic window:
- a CDS encoding HNH endonuclease, translating into MSSSYIPTNLRSQVIERANELCEYCLIPQSFSFSTHQIDHIIAQKHGGQTISENLALSCSLCNKYKGSDIASIDPQTGIITSLFNPRQDIWDDHFALQVSGNIHPLTPKGRATARLLQFNKSFRIAERRLLILSRV; encoded by the coding sequence ATGAGTTCATCATATATTCCCACCAATCTGCGTAGTCAAGTCATTGAACGCGCAAACGAACTATGCGAATACTGTCTCATTCCACAATCATTTTCATTTTCTACACACCAAATTGATCACATCATTGCCCAAAAACACGGTGGGCAAACAATCTCTGAAAACCTCGCGCTTTCATGTTCATTATGTAATAAATACAAGGGAAGCGACATAGCATCTATTGATCCACAAACAGGGATTATCACTTCGCTGTTCAATCCTCGCCAGGATATTTGGGATGATCATTTCGCATTGCAGGTATCTGGAAATATTCATCCGCTAACACCAAAAGGTCGCGCAACAGCTCGCCTGCTCCAATTCAATAAATCCTTTCGCATTGCAGAACGAAGACTCCTCATCCTATCAAGGGTTTAA
- a CDS encoding GNAT family N-acetyltransferase: MRSNQTMIRTITSEDLEDCARLYVKVFSEWPYEEAWSITQAHQYLSRFWKFDPEHCLLALDKDDVIGAMFGYCYPWQDRINYYMQELFVDPDQRRSGHGRRLVCHLLDKLGESDVSMSLIANEATPAAAFYEELGLRQHRYYKFYCGTVKTNVE, encoded by the coding sequence ATGAGGAGTAATCAGACAATGATAAGAACCATCACATCAGAGGACCTGGAAGATTGCGCGCGTCTATATGTGAAGGTCTTCTCCGAATGGCCGTACGAGGAAGCGTGGAGCATTACCCAGGCTCACCAGTACCTCAGTCGATTCTGGAAGTTTGACCCCGAACATTGCCTCCTCGCCCTCGACAAAGATGATGTGATTGGCGCGATGTTCGGATACTGCTATCCCTGGCAAGACCGAATCAACTACTACATGCAAGAACTCTTTGTTGATCCTGATCAAAGGCGGTCGGGCCACGGACGAAGACTGGTGTGTCATCTCCTCGACAAACTCGGAGAATCCGATGTATCCATGTCCCTGATTGCCAATGAAGCAACGCCAGCAGCCGCGTTCTACGAGGAACTTGGATTGCGACAGCACAGGTACTACAAATTCTATTGTGGTACCGTAAAAACGAATGTGGAATAG
- a CDS encoding UPF0175 family protein — MGAVNLKVELPSNLSGDEAKTFLAIKLYEVGKVSLGQAAKIAGHSKRAFMEILGHYEVPVFDYPPEELRQEINL; from the coding sequence ATGGGTGCAGTTAATCTAAAAGTTGAGCTACCTTCGAATCTTTCCGGAGATGAGGCAAAAACTTTCCTTGCCATAAAACTCTACGAAGTTGGCAAAGTGTCGCTTGGTCAGGCAGCGAAAATTGCTGGACACTCCAAACGCGCCTTTATGGAGATTCTTGGGCACTACGAGGTTCCTGTCTTTGATTATCCTCCTGAAGAGTTGCGGCAGGAGATCAATCTGTGA
- a CDS encoding NUDIX domain-containing protein, producing the protein MDTQIRVSTKALILRDNAILLVEYDDESGLHYNMPGGGVEPDETLEETLKREVQEETCAEVEVGQPLIITEYEPKRNAFWGGTRHSLTVIFECRLTGDTEPQMPQKPDPNQTAVKWIPLVDLEKVELLPHVTDHILAHANKQENHYPIYLCEPINPDKVQKYL; encoded by the coding sequence ATGGATACACAGATTAGAGTCAGCACAAAAGCTCTCATTCTTCGAGACAACGCCATTCTGCTCGTAGAATACGATGACGAATCGGGACTTCACTACAACATGCCGGGAGGCGGTGTAGAGCCGGATGAGACTCTGGAAGAGACACTTAAAAGAGAGGTACAAGAAGAGACTTGCGCTGAAGTCGAAGTAGGTCAGCCACTCATCATTACGGAATACGAGCCAAAGAGAAACGCATTCTGGGGAGGAACGCGTCACTCACTCACAGTGATCTTTGAGTGCAGGCTCACAGGTGATACAGAACCCCAAATGCCACAAAAACCGGACCCCAATCAGACAGCGGTCAAATGGATTCCCCTCGTTGATCTCGAAAAAGTGGAATTGCTCCCACATGTCACAGATCACATTCTGGCCCACGCGAACAAACAGGAAAACCACTACCCGATCTATCTCTGCGAACCCATAAACCCCGACAAAGTGCAGAAATACCTTTGA
- a CDS encoding metallophosphoesterase family protein has translation MRVAIFSDIHGNIIALDAVLKDIANSGSFDEYWILGDLVALGPCPVEVLECVSALPNTRIIRGNTDRYVFAVDRPPPSMREAAKDPSKLTALVECAATFSWTQGAITNAGWLNWLSKLPLEIKANLPDGTRVLAVHSAPGRDDGLGIKAGLSEKELALVLGDCDADLIIGGHHHRTLDVMVNGRRAINIGSVSNPHPPDLRASYVILESDESGYQIHFRRVDYDHAAVIDQLIQLRHPASEWIIKHFRE, from the coding sequence ATGAGAGTCGCCATTTTTTCTGATATTCACGGAAATATCATTGCTCTTGATGCCGTTCTCAAGGACATAGCAAACTCGGGATCATTTGATGAGTATTGGATCCTTGGGGATCTTGTAGCACTGGGTCCTTGTCCAGTCGAAGTTCTCGAATGCGTTTCCGCATTACCAAACACCAGGATCATCCGTGGCAACACGGATCGTTATGTCTTCGCTGTTGACCGTCCCCCACCGTCGATGCGGGAAGCCGCGAAAGACCCCAGCAAATTGACAGCGCTTGTAGAGTGTGCAGCAACTTTTTCGTGGACCCAAGGTGCCATAACAAATGCAGGCTGGTTGAACTGGTTGTCTAAGTTGCCTCTTGAGATAAAAGCCAATCTGCCAGACGGAACGCGAGTCCTGGCTGTTCACTCTGCACCCGGACGAGATGACGGCCTGGGTATCAAGGCAGGTCTAAGCGAAAAGGAACTCGCGCTTGTGCTGGGCGACTGCGATGCAGACTTGATCATAGGAGGCCATCACCACCGCACCTTAGATGTAATGGTCAATGGCCGTCGAGCAATTAACATCGGCTCTGTGAGTAATCCACATCCTCCAGACCTTCGTGCAAGCTATGTGATTTTGGAATCAGATGAATCAGGTTACCAGATCCATTTTCGGCGTGTGGACTACGACCATGCAGCGGTTATTGATCAACTGATCCAGCTCAGACACCCGGCGAGTGAATGGATAATCAAACACTTTCGGGAGTAG
- a CDS encoding FtsX-like permease family protein, translated as MLKNYLTIAIRILFRYKGYSLINISGLAIGMACAALILLYVQDELNFDTHHIKRDRIYRVLRELKSGGNSIFSYRTSGALAPAILQDIPAAEQAIRTFWFKTFVRYEDTLFDLQYCIADPEILNMFTIPFLKGDPKTALQGAGTAVLTASAATKIFGRVDPIGKQLRIDGDRDGTIYTITGIVSDPPTNSSLHFELLTAHVSRIIPNFLRHWTEWSPVSQYRAVETYVLLREKADPVAFQMQLGEIMKRYMGDTVAENNAYHLQAMNRMHLYSAQDFGMRDHLSQDAGRPAYGDINQIYLLSIIALIVLVIACVNFINLTTSRAISRATEVGVRKVVGAHRGLLIFQFFFEIMLLTLVGSIIALALIELILPGFNAFVAKDLTLNPQRNPIPYVIGPVVVLIIGIVAGGIPAFYLSSFQPIQVLSGKSTTGLNQKSRFRQGLVVFQFGLAVILIAFTFIVHKQLKYMQMKDLGFLKEQVIELDIFWKARDVQDRNLVARYQEVKQIFLQHPNVLSATATRFPQDRPAPLNAYQAEGLSEEWRFGEFDIDESYVDFFGVDVVQGRNLFIGDRYQDRDLPVKYLLNETAVKMIGWDQPVGKRFGRAGRIDGVIVGVIGDFHLGSLHHQIPPLVFRQGSIKFLYLKIAPQNMPETLQFIGQMWKELLPERPFTYAFLDEKLDRTNYAKEIQLSQVFSAFSALAILISCLGLLGLVSFMVERRTKEIGIRKVLGASEYNILRLFLKEFLFLVVISNAIALPIAYWGIHQWLESFAYRTQAEITLFAGTGLLTLSITGITVGFLILKNARRNPVDALRYE; from the coding sequence ATGCTCAAAAACTATTTAACGATCGCCATCCGAATCCTGTTTCGGTACAAGGGATATTCGCTCATCAATATATCGGGATTGGCTATCGGCATGGCGTGTGCTGCGCTGATACTGCTTTACGTTCAAGATGAACTCAATTTTGACACACATCACATCAAACGCGACCGCATTTACAGAGTACTCCGCGAACTGAAAAGCGGAGGTAACAGCATATTCAGCTATCGTACATCAGGCGCCCTGGCACCTGCTATTTTACAAGACATTCCCGCAGCTGAACAGGCCATTCGAACCTTTTGGTTTAAAACATTTGTTCGTTATGAAGACACACTGTTCGATCTCCAATATTGTATTGCCGACCCTGAAATTCTAAATATGTTCACCATTCCCTTTCTCAAAGGAGACCCAAAAACAGCTTTGCAAGGTGCAGGGACAGCGGTTTTGACAGCATCTGCCGCGACCAAAATTTTCGGTAGGGTCGATCCCATAGGCAAGCAACTTCGGATCGATGGAGATCGAGATGGCACCATCTACACCATAACGGGCATTGTCTCAGATCCCCCCACGAATAGTTCATTGCATTTTGAATTGCTCACGGCGCACGTCTCGCGCATCATACCTAATTTTCTCAGGCATTGGACAGAATGGAGCCCTGTGTCACAGTATCGCGCTGTTGAAACCTATGTTTTGTTACGTGAAAAGGCAGACCCAGTAGCATTTCAAATGCAGCTTGGTGAAATTATGAAACGCTACATGGGCGATACAGTTGCGGAAAACAATGCGTATCACTTGCAGGCAATGAACAGGATGCATTTGTATTCAGCACAGGATTTTGGCATGCGCGACCACCTCTCGCAAGACGCAGGCAGGCCAGCCTATGGCGATATCAATCAAATTTATCTGCTATCCATTATTGCCCTGATCGTACTCGTTATAGCCTGCGTTAATTTTATCAACCTGACGACATCGCGAGCGATTTCTCGGGCAACCGAAGTCGGCGTTCGCAAAGTAGTAGGCGCGCATCGAGGGTTGCTAATATTCCAGTTTTTCTTTGAAATCATGCTCTTAACACTGGTAGGCAGTATCATTGCTCTTGCTTTAATTGAACTGATACTGCCCGGGTTTAATGCTTTTGTTGCCAAAGACCTCACCCTGAACCCACAACGCAATCCAATCCCCTATGTCATCGGACCTGTAGTCGTATTGATAATAGGCATCGTGGCTGGCGGCATCCCGGCGTTTTACCTGTCTTCCTTTCAACCTATCCAGGTACTTTCGGGAAAATCTACAACTGGACTAAATCAAAAATCCAGATTTCGGCAAGGGCTTGTGGTCTTTCAATTTGGGTTGGCGGTAATTCTAATCGCATTTACCTTTATCGTTCACAAGCAACTCAAATACATGCAAATGAAAGACCTTGGATTTCTCAAAGAACAGGTGATTGAATTAGATATATTCTGGAAGGCACGAGATGTACAGGACAGAAATTTAGTGGCTCGCTACCAGGAAGTGAAACAGATCTTTTTACAACACCCAAATGTCCTATCAGCCACAGCGACGCGGTTTCCACAGGACCGTCCTGCGCCCTTAAATGCATATCAGGCCGAAGGCTTATCAGAAGAATGGCGATTTGGGGAGTTTGACATAGACGAATCGTATGTTGACTTCTTTGGGGTAGATGTCGTTCAAGGTAGGAATTTGTTCATAGGAGACCGCTATCAAGACAGAGACTTACCAGTCAAATATTTGCTGAATGAAACCGCCGTAAAAATGATAGGCTGGGACCAACCTGTCGGCAAGCGATTTGGCCGTGCAGGCAGAATAGACGGTGTAATTGTGGGCGTAATCGGTGACTTTCATTTGGGTAGCCTGCACCATCAAATCCCTCCCCTGGTCTTCCGACAGGGTTCGATAAAATTTTTGTATCTCAAAATTGCCCCTCAAAATATGCCAGAAACCCTTCAATTTATCGGACAAATGTGGAAGGAACTACTACCCGAACGGCCTTTTACCTATGCATTTTTAGACGAAAAACTGGACCGCACAAACTATGCGAAAGAAATTCAGTTGAGTCAGGTTTTCAGTGCATTCTCTGCATTGGCCATTCTCATCTCTTGTTTGGGGCTACTTGGCCTGGTCTCATTCATGGTTGAGCGACGCACAAAAGAAATCGGAATACGCAAGGTATTGGGTGCATCAGAGTACAATATCTTGCGCTTGTTCTTAAAAGAATTTTTGTTCCTGGTCGTTATATCAAATGCGATTGCTCTCCCCATCGCCTACTGGGGCATTCACCAATGGTTAGAATCATTTGCCTATCGAACACAGGCGGAAATCACCCTGTTTGCAGGCACGGGATTGTTAACCCTGTCCATTACTGGGATTACCGTGGGATTTCTCATCTTAAAAAATGCGCGCAGAAATCCGGTTGACGCGCTGCGTTATGAGTGA
- a CDS encoding GNAT family N-acetyltransferase, with amino-acid sequence MNGEAKNSLKIKSLYPRMKGLLLHMDNILSESEPELISHATENNLYDLYIEIGKLDKGELFVQEDIEWVIARPYWPNFIFRPQFKPQSISLRLSQIIKKIRDLDAPPVMQVGNQAKPNDLDECLKRNGFQMLVERSRMALDLKAKHLSSATPNKLDIFEIKNQEDFGIWIDVALRSFNSYLGIFDSLLNGEKVKLYSGVHNGQVVATSMTFLSSGVAGIYFVSVIPELRNRGLGKEMMLRCIYEAQELGYNYCILQATDIGEHLYRSLGFKLYGTLKYFFFPDVSVQAFLQNNRQCA; translated from the coding sequence GTGAACGGAGAGGCTAAGAATTCTTTGAAGATCAAGTCCCTCTACCCCAGGATGAAAGGGCTACTTTTACACATGGACAACATTCTATCTGAATCAGAACCTGAACTAATCTCGCACGCTACGGAGAACAATCTATACGATTTATATATCGAAATAGGAAAACTGGACAAAGGGGAGTTATTCGTACAGGAAGACATTGAATGGGTTATTGCCAGACCTTATTGGCCCAACTTCATTTTCAGACCACAATTTAAACCACAGTCCATATCTCTTCGTCTCTCACAGATTATCAAAAAAATTAGGGACTTAGACGCACCACCAGTCATGCAAGTAGGCAATCAGGCAAAACCAAATGATTTGGATGAATGTCTAAAAAGAAACGGCTTCCAGATGCTGGTTGAGAGATCTCGTATGGCTCTTGATCTAAAAGCAAAACACCTTAGCTCTGCAACGCCGAATAAGCTGGATATTTTTGAAATAAAGAACCAGGAAGATTTTGGAATATGGATTGACGTCGCGTTAAGATCGTTCAATTCCTACTTAGGTATATTTGATTCTTTATTGAATGGGGAAAAAGTGAAACTTTATTCTGGTGTACATAATGGCCAGGTGGTAGCTACTTCTATGACCTTCTTATCCTCGGGTGTGGCTGGGATCTATTTTGTATCTGTAATTCCAGAATTGAGGAATCGTGGCCTGGGCAAAGAGATGATGTTAAGATGCATATACGAAGCGCAAGAATTGGGATACAATTATTGCATCTTGCAAGCGACTGACATAGGTGAGCACTTATACAGAAGTCTGGGATTCAAGCTCTATGGCACATTAAAATACTTCTTCTTTCCCGATGTGAGCGTACAAGCATTTTTACAAAATAACAGGCAATGCGCCTGA
- a CDS encoding 2-phosphoglycerate kinase yields MRDVHPNTRVILIGGSSHSGKSALSESIAANLGWNRISTDTLARHPGRPWRPAPEKIPDHVAEHYLSLSVDELMVDVLHHYRVNVWPKVEEIVASHIDGPSRAGLIIEGSALWPELVATLNFDTIAALWLTASEAVFRQRIHNESQYHLESLRERRMIDKFLQRTLVYNAQMIELANQQGFILVDVQQSNLAELTQRCLSILSIN; encoded by the coding sequence ATGCGTGATGTACATCCCAACACAAGAGTAATTCTCATTGGAGGCTCATCTCACTCCGGAAAGTCGGCCCTGTCCGAGTCAATAGCTGCAAACCTGGGATGGAACCGAATCTCCACAGACACACTTGCCCGTCATCCCGGCCGGCCTTGGAGACCCGCACCAGAAAAGATCCCAGACCATGTAGCGGAACACTATCTCTCCCTATCAGTTGACGAACTGATGGTAGATGTACTCCACCACTACAGGGTCAATGTATGGCCAAAAGTTGAGGAAATTGTCGCGTCTCACATCGACGGTCCTTCTCGGGCTGGATTAATCATAGAAGGGTCAGCACTATGGCCCGAACTTGTAGCAACCCTGAACTTCGACACTATCGCTGCATTATGGCTTACTGCGAGTGAGGCGGTTTTTAGGCAGAGGATTCACAATGAAAGCCAGTATCATTTGGAGTCACTTCGGGAACGAAGAATGATCGATAAGTTTCTGCAACGCACACTCGTCTATAATGCGCAGATGATCGAGCTTGCTAACCAGCAGGGGTTCATTCTCGTAGATGTTCAGCAATCCAATTTAGCAGAGCTAACCCAAAGATGTTTATCAATACTCAGCATAAACTGA
- a CDS encoding FtsX-like permease family protein, with protein sequence MFKNYFTTALRNFSRQKTYSLINMAGLSVGLACSFLIFMWVKHEITYDRFHEQGTQIYRVMRNFPTNDKIYTWSAIPMPLANVLVEEYPEITHAILITRQKLLLSKDNQLFRETGIYASSSFFHVFTFPLLQGDARTILAEPNAIAISEKLAGKYFGPDWASQSIIGQSLTVDHRKEFTIKAVFRDVHSNSSLRFEFVLPIEDYVAENKWLEHWGNSSLRLYVKLREDTVLEDVNAKIERVLLDHYKGTTATIFLQPLLNMHLYSKFENGKSVGGRIEYVHMFTFVALFILCIACINFMNLATARSTQRAREIGVRKTIGASKRELIGQFMGESMLITVFASILALGLVEIFLPAFNSLTDQELALNWLDTHILPVFLGITLVTGLISGSYPAFYLSGFNPIGVLRGSSKSGSGATFFRRSLVIFQFVLAILMIIGTLTIYEQIHYILSKNLGLDRKNVVSIGLEGPIKQQLETVKQELLRQPGIQSVAASSQNPLSVSHSTSDPEWNGKDPESQIVFHIINADFDFVETMKMKVVHGRAFSEAVATDSSNYVVNEQMAQVMGIDNPIGETLKFWGDEGEIIGVVEDFHFRSIHTSIEPLIIRIDPASCNKLYIRTRAGQTAEALANLERVFKKFNPNYPLEYRFMDGDFERMYSREKMLGQLTTTFAALAIFISCLGLFGLASFSAEQRTKEIGIRKILGASVTNLILLLSREFIKLVVIAFVLAIPLAYYFTTMWLNAFAYRINIGLEVFVFAGGASFIIAWLTVSYQALKVASANPVNALRNE encoded by the coding sequence ATGTTCAAGAATTACTTCACAACTGCGTTGCGTAATTTCTCGCGACAGAAGACGTATTCGCTTATCAACATGGCGGGGCTTTCTGTTGGGCTGGCCTGTAGTTTTTTGATCTTTATGTGGGTAAAGCATGAGATTACGTATGACCGATTTCATGAACAGGGCACGCAGATTTATCGGGTGATGCGTAATTTTCCTACAAATGACAAAATCTATACCTGGTCTGCTATTCCCATGCCACTGGCCAACGTTTTAGTAGAAGAATACCCAGAGATTACCCACGCTATTTTAATAACCCGGCAAAAACTTCTCCTATCTAAAGACAATCAATTATTTCGAGAAACTGGTATATATGCCAGTTCTTCTTTTTTTCATGTTTTTACATTCCCACTTTTGCAAGGTGATGCTCGAACGATATTGGCAGAACCCAATGCCATTGCGATTTCAGAAAAATTGGCTGGCAAATATTTTGGACCAGATTGGGCGAGTCAATCAATTATCGGGCAAAGTTTAACGGTTGACCATCGCAAAGAATTTACCATTAAAGCAGTATTTCGAGATGTACATAGCAATTCCTCTCTGCGCTTTGAATTCGTGCTTCCAATAGAAGATTATGTCGCCGAAAACAAGTGGCTCGAGCATTGGGGCAATAGCAGTTTACGACTTTATGTGAAACTGCGAGAGGATACTGTCCTGGAAGATGTAAACGCAAAGATCGAGCGTGTTCTCTTAGACCATTACAAAGGGACAACTGCCACGATTTTTTTGCAGCCCTTGTTGAATATGCACCTGTATTCTAAGTTTGAAAATGGCAAGTCAGTTGGGGGACGTATTGAGTATGTGCATATGTTTACATTTGTTGCACTATTCATTTTATGCATTGCCTGTATTAATTTTATGAATTTGGCTACGGCGCGATCTACTCAGCGCGCACGAGAGATTGGCGTTCGTAAAACCATAGGAGCCAGTAAGCGGGAACTCATAGGTCAATTTATGGGCGAGTCGATGTTGATAACGGTTTTTGCCTCAATTTTGGCTTTGGGTTTGGTGGAAATTTTCTTGCCCGCATTTAATAGTCTAACAGACCAGGAACTTGCACTTAATTGGTTGGATACACACATTTTGCCGGTTTTTTTGGGTATTACATTAGTAACAGGTCTAATCTCAGGGAGCTATCCGGCGTTTTATTTGTCGGGTTTTAACCCAATCGGCGTATTGCGAGGTTCGTCAAAATCGGGATCGGGTGCTACTTTCTTTCGGCGAAGCCTTGTGATTTTTCAGTTTGTATTGGCGATTTTGATGATTATTGGCACACTGACGATTTATGAGCAGATACATTATATCCTCAGCAAAAATCTGGGACTGGACCGTAAGAATGTGGTGTCTATAGGTTTGGAAGGGCCAATAAAGCAACAATTAGAAACAGTTAAGCAAGAACTTCTGCGCCAACCCGGCATTCAAAGCGTGGCGGCATCCAGCCAAAATCCACTATCCGTTAGCCATTCAACGAGCGATCCCGAATGGAATGGAAAAGACCCAGAGTCCCAAATTGTATTTCACATTATCAATGCCGATTTTGATTTTGTTGAAACTATGAAAATGAAAGTAGTACATGGCAGAGCGTTTTCTGAGGCGGTTGCAACCGATTCCTCAAATTATGTTGTAAACGAACAAATGGCACAGGTGATGGGAATAGACAATCCGATTGGCGAAACGCTGAAATTTTGGGGAGATGAAGGTGAGATAATTGGCGTGGTTGAAGATTTTCATTTTCGTTCGATACATACGTCAATTGAGCCATTGATTATTCGTATTGATCCAGCCTCTTGCAACAAGCTTTATATACGCACCAGGGCAGGGCAAACAGCCGAGGCATTGGCAAATTTGGAAAGGGTTTTCAAAAAATTCAACCCCAACTATCCACTTGAATATCGATTTATGGATGGGGACTTTGAGCGAATGTATAGCAGAGAAAAAATGCTGGGACAATTGACCACCACTTTTGCTGCTTTGGCAATTTTTATTTCTTGTTTGGGGTTGTTTGGTTTGGCGTCTTTTTCAGCGGAACAGCGCACCAAAGAGATTGGAATTAGAAAGATATTGGGTGCTTCCGTTACCAATTTGATTTTACTGCTGTCCAGAGAGTTTATCAAGTTGGTGGTGATTGCGTTTGTATTGGCCATACCTTTAGCCTATTACTTTACGACAATGTGGTTGAACGCGTTTGCCTATCGCATCAATATAGGGTTAGAAGTCTTTGTTTTTGCAGGTGGGGCATCATTTATTATTGCCTGGTTGACCGTGAGCTATCAAGCGCTCAAAGTGGCCTCTGCCAATCCTGTCAATGCCCTACGCAATGAATGA
- a CDS encoding NUDIX domain-containing protein has translation MYAIDRRFENIKGEKPVPNFGASAVVVSDGQVLLIKRRDVEVWALPGGAIDSGESTAQAAVREVKEETGIDIDLVRLVGIYSSPNWRSGGDHAIVYAAIPKNDKPVAQVNEVLDVGYFNPDQLPEPFTWWHRRRIADAMRGVTGVSCIQDRVWTLGPNLSRREIYDLLTHSGLSPSDFYEQYFTEIGQVGEKIEVDGVSVIRE, from the coding sequence GTGTATGCAATAGATAGAAGATTCGAAAATATTAAAGGAGAAAAACCAGTGCCAAATTTTGGAGCCAGTGCAGTCGTTGTCTCGGACGGACAAGTCCTGCTCATTAAGCGGAGGGATGTCGAGGTCTGGGCATTGCCCGGTGGTGCAATTGATTCAGGCGAATCAACTGCACAAGCAGCAGTACGCGAAGTCAAAGAGGAGACGGGAATCGACATCGATCTCGTACGCCTGGTTGGTATATACTCGAGTCCAAACTGGCGCTCTGGCGGTGATCATGCGATCGTTTACGCGGCCATTCCGAAGAATGACAAACCTGTTGCTCAAGTGAACGAGGTTTTAGATGTTGGCTATTTCAATCCAGATCAGTTGCCCGAACCGTTTACGTGGTGGCATCGTCGAAGAATTGCTGATGCCATGCGTGGGGTCACAGGCGTTTCTTGTATACAGGACAGAGTATGGACACTGGGTCCGAATCTGAGCCGTCGAGAGATATACGACCTGTTGACCCATTCAGGTTTATCGCCCAGTGACTTTTATGAACAGTATTTCACTGAAATAGGACAGGTCGGAGAGAAAATCGAAGTTGACGGCGTTTCGGTAATAAGAGAATAG
- a CDS encoding DUF3368 domain-containing protein — MSERVVADSTCLIALERIGQMEIMPALFEPVLIPPAVAQEFGISLPWLKVEGLSDQALVVTLKMMIDDGEAEAIALAQAQKCRIILDDRQARRVGQDMGLRVIGTVGILILAKQRGILSTVKPVLQNLDDTGFYISAALKAEALRLVEE; from the coding sequence GTGAGTGAGCGCGTCGTAGCGGATAGCACATGCTTAATTGCGCTTGAACGCATCGGTCAGATGGAGATTATGCCAGCCCTTTTTGAGCCTGTGTTAATACCTCCGGCTGTGGCACAAGAATTTGGAATCTCCTTACCCTGGCTGAAGGTAGAAGGACTTTCTGATCAGGCATTGGTGGTTACATTAAAAATGATGATTGATGATGGCGAAGCAGAGGCTATCGCCCTGGCCCAAGCGCAGAAGTGTCGAATTATCCTGGACGATCGACAGGCGCGTCGTGTGGGTCAAGATATGGGACTCAGGGTTATAGGAACAGTAGGTATTTTGATTCTCGCCAAGCAAAGAGGTATTCTGTCCACCGTCAAGCCTGTACTTCAAAATCTGGATGATACAGGATTCTATATCAGCGCTGCATTAAAAGCAGAAGCCTTGCGTCTCGTAGAAGAATAA
- a CDS encoding GNAT family N-acetyltransferase yields MQIENIKHHLDAIDTLSEAQFELWGPLTGRNTLEEYRELLHFAAESESLPTTLVAVENATVLGSVNILENDLPLRPDIAPWLAQLFVFPNFRRRGAGALLIEGAIAEAQKLNRSILYLYTSGTLPNYYERLGWSRMEEIAYLGKLRVIMAYEIDLRTDAIIAK; encoded by the coding sequence ATGCAAATCGAGAATATCAAACATCACCTCGATGCCATTGACACATTATCAGAGGCGCAATTTGAACTGTGGGGACCTCTTACAGGTCGAAACACACTGGAAGAATATCGCGAGTTACTCCACTTCGCCGCCGAATCCGAGAGCCTGCCCACCACGCTCGTTGCCGTAGAAAACGCAACCGTCCTCGGCTCTGTAAACATACTCGAAAACGATCTGCCACTCCGTCCTGATATTGCACCCTGGTTAGCACAATTATTTGTCTTTCCAAATTTTCGACGCCGGGGTGCAGGCGCATTGCTAATTGAGGGTGCGATTGCAGAGGCGCAAAAACTTAACAGATCGATACTCTATCTGTACACGTCTGGAACGCTACCGAATTATTACGAGAGACTCGGATGGTCTCGCATGGAGGAGATCGCGTACCTGGGCAAGCTCAGAGTGATAATGGCTTACGAAATCGATTTAAGGACAGACGCGATTATTGCGAAATAG
- a CDS encoding RidA family protein, with protein MTIIRYPGKAVGRSESVEHNGILYTAVIAPDLSTDFKSQTRQALEQLDTNLAEAGTDKTCLLSVTIYITDMSKKPILNEIWDAWIGPNNWPQRACVEAKLEGNTLVEMVAIAAK; from the coding sequence ATGACCATCATACGATACCCGGGAAAAGCGGTTGGTCGCAGTGAATCTGTCGAACACAATGGCATCCTCTATACAGCTGTCATTGCGCCGGACTTATCTACAGACTTCAAGAGCCAGACCCGGCAGGCACTCGAACAGTTAGACACAAATCTCGCTGAGGCTGGAACCGATAAGACTTGTCTCCTCTCCGTCACGATCTACATCACAGATATGTCAAAAAAACCCATCCTGAACGAAATTTGGGATGCTTGGATCGGTCCCAACAACTGGCCCCAGCGCGCCTGTGTAGAAGCCAAACTCGAAGGAAATACACTTGTAGAAATGGTCGCGATTGCTGCAAAATAG